A single genomic interval of Hevea brasiliensis isolate MT/VB/25A 57/8 chromosome 4, ASM3005281v1, whole genome shotgun sequence harbors:
- the LOC110636890 gene encoding mechanosensitive ion channel protein 10-like: MSEGTNDVNIDVSDQSNGSPGITKVDEKHEMMENTLIFIESTAFVCITGLLIATLIVDRLRDTRIWDFEMWKWCCLILAVLCGRLLGYLFTEAQVKLIWKICSRRPWIERAIYFAYGVKKSIIVFIWLGLVFLAWALLFDSGVKRSKEVRKILNDVTRGLAGCLIGIAIWLVKTLLVKLVASFHVKTLFERIKEANCNRKILEAVSNKKKDSEEDTSELLNAIRVKKLPRLCCGENGRIKMEDEEGAKKAANEIFKELVVPNDQKYMDLNILLDLVKHKEECPDCQVAKETCEHFRAVAEDKTGRNEQNNQSDFRNWVTQRLNGDREAVAGDKKIKKSVFRNWVVKVYKDYESVNSALKYRKTAVDELNKLASVVVLFVIIIVWLLFMEFLTTKIVVFMTSQLLLVVFMFGNTVKTVFEAIIFVFVMHPFDVGDRCLIDGIQMTVDEMEILTTTFLRFDNARIYYPNSVLSTKSICNFYRSPPMMDSVEFAIDLHTRDEKITKLQNIIKKYLESNPRRWRSDHSLQFKEIEDMNKMKVILYFSHTINFHDAAKRGKRRSELVLHMRIIFEVLGIEYHLLPQQVHLKQLI, from the exons ATGTCAGAGGGAACCAATGATGTTAATATCGACGTCTCAGATCAGTCGAATGGATCTCCAGGAATAACTAAGGTTGATGAAAAGCACGAAATGATGGAAAATACGTTGATCTTTATTGAATCAACTGCTTTTGTCTGCATTACGGGGCTCTTAATCGCTACcttgattgtggatagattgcgGGATACCAGGATTTGGGATTTTGAGATGTGGAAATGGTGTTGCTTAATATTGGCTGTTCTGTGTGGTAGACTTCTAGGGTACCTGTTCACGGAGGCTCAAGTTAAGTTGATTTGGAAGATCTGTTCACGGAGGCCCTGGATTGAGAGAGCAATTTACTTCGCGTATGGAGTAAAGAAGAGCATCATTGTTTTTATATGGCTGGGTTTGGTTTTCCTAGCTTGGGCTCTTCTGTTTGACAGTGGGGTTAAGCGAAGCAAGGAAGTAAGAAAGATTCTAAATGATGTTACTAGAGGTCTTGCTGGTTGTCTCATTGGTATTGCTATATGGTTAGTGAAAACATTGTTAGTCAAGCTTGTAGCTTCTTTCCATGTGAAGACTTTATTTGAAAGGATTAAGGAAGCAAACTGCAATCGTAAGATCCTTGAAGctgtttcaaataaaaaaaaggacTCCGAAGAAGACACAAGCGAGTTGTTAAATGCGATTCGGGTTAAAAAGCTGCCACGTCTCTGCTGTGGTGAGAATGGACGAATCAAAATGGAAGATGAGGAAGGAGCCAAAAAAGCTGCTAATGAGATTTTCAAGGAACTCGTAGTTCCTAATGATCAAAA GTATATGGACTTGAATATCCTATTGGACCTCGTGAAACATAAAGAAGAATGTCCCGATTGTCAAGTGGCAAAGGAAACGTGTGAACATTTCCGAGCGGTAGCAGAAGATAAAACGGGCAGAAATGAACAGAACAATCAATCTGACTTCAGGAACTGGGTTACTCAAAGGTTAAATGGTGATCGAGAAGCTGTAGCAGGAGATAAAAAGATAAAGAAATCAGTCTTTAGAAATTGGGTG GTTAAGGTTTACAAGGACTATGAATCTGTGAACAGCGCCTTGAAATACAGAAAAACAGCAGTTGACGAGTTGAACAAGCTTGCTTCTGTCGTGGTGCTTTTCGTAATCATTATTGTGTGGTTACTTTTCATGGAATTTTTAACCACCAAAATAGTTGTCTTCATGACTTCTCAACTTTTACTGGTGGTTTTCATGTTCGGTAACACTGTCAAGACTGTATTTGAAGCCATCATATTTGTGTTTGTGATGCACCCATTTGATGTTGGCGATCGCTGTCTTATTGATGGCATACAG ATGACTGTTGATGAGATGGAAATATTAACTACAACCTTTTTGAGATTTGATAATGCAAGAATATACTATCCGAATTCAGTTTTATCTACCAAATCTATCTGCAACTTCTACAGAAGCCCGCCAATGATGGATTCAGTGGAATTTGCTATTGATCTTCATACTAGAGATGAAAAAATTACAAAGCtgcaaaatataataaaaaa GTACTTGGAGAGCAATCCTAGACGCTGGCGATCGGACCACAGCTTGCAATTCAAGGAGATAGAGGATATGAATAAAATGAAAGTGATTCTCTATTTTAGTCACACCATAAACTTTCATGATGCTGCAAAGAGAGGCAAACGAAGATCTGAGCTAGTGTTGCATATGAGGATAATTTTTGAAGTTCTTGGGATTGAATATCATCTCTTGCCTCAACAGGTTCACCTTAAGCAGTTAATATAA